A region from the Alnus glutinosa chromosome 5, dhAlnGlut1.1, whole genome shotgun sequence genome encodes:
- the LOC133868516 gene encoding dof zinc finger protein DOF1.5, with protein sequence MANGQGTQDVPGNGIKLFGATITLQSRQVKEEQKGADQTVEKRPDKIIPCPRCKSMETKFCYFNNYNVNQPRHFCKGCQRYWTAGGALRNVPIGAGRRKTKPPPHGLGGFSEGCLYDADGLHQFDFDGSVVEEWHVMAAQGGYRNVFPAKRQRSGSGQNQSDQRAMIQIYQT encoded by the exons atggctAACGGCCAAGGCACCCAGGATGTCCCCGGAAATGGAATCAAGCTATTTGGGGCGACGATAACATTGCAGAGTAGACAGGTGAAGGAAGAACAGAAAGGGGCTGATCAAACGGTGGAAAAGAGGCCGGATAAGATCATACCATGCCCAAGATGCAAGAGCATGGAGACTAAGTTTTGTTACTTCAACAACTACAACGTCAACCAGCCTAGGCATTTCTGTAAGGGCTGCCAGAGGTACTGGACGGCCGGCGGGGCTCTCCGGAACGTGCCGATCGGTGCCGGCCGGCGGAAAACCAAGCCGCCGCCTCACGGGCTAGGTGGGTTCTCTGAGGGTTGCTTGTATGATGCTGATGGGTTGCACCAGTTTGACTTTGATGGATCAGTGGTCGAGGAGTGGCATGTCATGGCGGCCCAGGGAGGTTACCGGAATGTTTTCCCGGCGAAGCGGCAGAGGAGTGGCTCAG GCCAAAATCAATCTGATCAGAGGGCTATGATCCAAATTTATCAAACTTAA
- the LOC133869933 gene encoding olee1-like protein, giving the protein MAKSIIIQAAALCFLSLLAFAYCEDRFFVEGRVYCDTCRIQFVTKLTKYMKGAKVGLECKDREGGSLIYSSEAETDESGTYRLPVDGDHEEEICEVVLKKSSDPECDEVSKDPFLKKSARISLTKNNGISSPVRLANPLGFMKKTPLPGCTEALRELGMTADDIVQ; this is encoded by the exons ATGGCAAAGTCTATTATCATCCAGGCCGCTGCCCTTTGCTTCTTGTCCCTCCTTGCTTTCGCTTACTGCGAAGACCGCTTCTTTGTGGAGGGCAGAGTTTACTGCGACACCTGCCGTATCCAATTCGTCACCAAGCTCACCAAGTACATGAAAG GTGCAAAGGTGGGGTTAGAGTGCAAGGACCGTGAAGGCGGTAGCTTAATATACAGCAGTGAGGCTGAGACAGACGAGTCGGGAACCTACCGCCTTCCGGTGGACGGAGACCACGAGGAGGAGATATGCGAAGTGGTGCTGAAGAAGAGCAGTGACCCTGAGTGCGACGAGGTGAGCAAGGATCCTTTCCTGAAGAAAAGCGCAAGGATCAGCCTCACAAAGAACAATGGCATTTCAAGCCCAGTACGCCTTGCCAATCCTCTCGGCTTCATGAAGAAGACACCTCTTCCTGGGTGCACTGAGGCCCTCAGGGAGCTCGGAATGACCGCCGACGATATTGtccaataa
- the LOC133868357 gene encoding 14-3-3-like protein B isoform X2 has protein sequence MAFGEERENYVYIAKLAEQAERYDEMVDAIKKVAKLGVELTVDERNLLSVGYKNVVGARRASWRILSSIEQKEEGKGNARNVERIKQYRHKVESELSSICGDIMIVIDEHLIPACMAGESTVFFYKMKGDYYRYLAEFKTGDEREEAADQSKKAYQTASTTAEAELPPTHPIRLGLALNYSVFYYEIMNSPERACYLAKQAFDEAISELDNLSEESYKDSTLIMQLLRDNLTLWTSDIPENEAEEAHKLGSSAKAVGGEDAE, from the exons ATGGCATTCGGCGAAGAACGAGAGAACTACGTCTACATCGCTAAGCTTGCCGAGCAAGCCGAGCGCTACGAcg AAATGGTGGATGCGATAAAGAAAGTGGCGAAACTGGGAGTGGAGCTGACCGTGGATGAGCGGAACCTATTGTCCGTTGGGTACAAGAACGTGGTTGGAGCTCGCAGAGCGTCGTGGAGGATCCTATCGTCGATCGAGCAGAAAGAGGAAGGCAAAGGGAACGCTCGGAACGTGGAGCGGATCAAGCAGTACAGGCACAAGGTAGAGTCCGAGCTCTCCAGCATTTGCGGCGACATCATGATCGTCATCGACGAGCATCTCATCCCTGCGTGCATGGCTGGAGAGTCCACCGTGTTCTTCTACAAAAT GAAAGGGGATTATTATCGGTATTTGGCGGAGTTCAAGACTGGTGATGAGAGGGAAGAGGCTGCTGATCAGTCGAAGAAAGCGTATCAG ACAGCTTCTACTACAGCAGAGGCTGAATTACCTCCTACTCATCCCATCAGACTGGGTTTGGCCTTGAACTACTCTGTGTTTTATTATGAGATTATGAACTCTCCTGAAAG GGCTTGTTACCTGGCAAAGCAAGCTTTTGATGAAGCTATCTCGGAGTTGGATAACTTGAGCGAGGAGTCTTACAAAGACAGCACATTAATTATGCAGCTCTTGAGGGACAACCTCACATTATGGACTTCTGACATTCCAGAGAATGAAG CTGAAGAAGCTCACAAGCTGGGCAGTTCTGCTAAAGCGGTTGGAGGTGAAGATGCAGAG TGA